The Penaeus chinensis breed Huanghai No. 1 chromosome 34, ASM1920278v2, whole genome shotgun sequence DNA window GCGATGCAAACggtgaaaataatacaaatgacaacTCTGGGGATAGCGCGACTAACCATCCAATAACTagcgaaaagtaaataaataatacttcAAATGTTCCACATCGTATTTACTTAGGAATTTAGTTTTTTCATGTAACTCATAAATTATAAAGCCTTCCAGTGGCTTTAAATACTTCTCGTGCACAAGACTTAGCCTCTGTCATATTATCAGAATGGTAGTCGACTACAATATTGATTTCCTGTGttaaaaaatagcaaaacaaaagcaacataAATATGCAAAGAGCTGGCAGTGTTTGCATTACCCCTAGGTATTTTCAGTAACTCAGCATATGATACACATTCAATTATTCATTGCCACGTAATGTATtagaagatgaaaataacacaagaaaaataaacgcACATGCGTCCCAAAATCAGTAGGGTAAAGCGGAAGGAGGCGGAGAAGCTTTGTCCGAGGTAGGTAATCAAAACGCACATACGCAGAAGCTTGTTATTAACGTAAGGTTATTAATGTGATGGTGTCCAGTCGTAGATACATTGCGTGCGGAAATCATCTGTCATGTCCTGTGCTCAAGGTAATAAAAGAGCGAAGCTAAAAATGATTCCCGAATCAGCTGATTGATCCGAGAAATAGTATTGGAACCCAGCTGGTGTTTGGCTTCGAAAGATCCTTAAATCCGGGTTACAATTTTGTGACTGGGAATCGGAtacgaattgttattattagctttatcttCATGGTACCAACTATCTGGTGGCTTAATTGTGTATTATAGAACTATGCATACGCAGTTTTGGTTGTTCTTCAAGATAACGAATGGAATCTAAATAAGGTGGTGTAAGTGGCGCCGTAACACAAGGCGTCTGTAACGGGGGTGTCCTGACGCAGCAGCAGCCTTGTTTACCTGCGACGTAGTTCAACAAAGGGAATCTTACGCCATGGAGagtaaaaaataaccaaaatgttACGTTTGGGACTAGAGACTATATCTAAAATGCCCTGGTACTTCCCTTGGTCGGATGCCATCAAGAAAAGGGCTATAAGATATCTGTTACAAAGATACGTAGGCCAGTTCCTGGAAGAAAAGCTGTCTCTCGATCAGCTGACAGTGGATTTGTACAATGGAACGGGGGCCATAAAGGAGTTGACTCTGGACGTGGCTGCCCTGAATGAAGTCGCTGATCAATTAAATCTTCCCGTGAAGTTTGTGGACGGTTATATTGGTGAAATATGCGTGTCTGTTCCATGGCATGCCCTCCTGTCGGAAAGTTGCTTTGTGGAAGTGTCTGGGCTTATGGTGACCATCGAGCCCAAACAAAGGTCGGAGGATGTATCTATGGTAGATTCCATGATCGAGTCTATGAGCATGACAACATCCATGCAAATTGCTCAGGAGTGCCTTAATCATCatgaagaagagagtgaaatagaggacCCAGTAGGAAAAGATTCTAGTCAGATGATTGAGGGCATTGAACATTTTGCACAGGCAATAGATACTGTACTTAACCGAATTAAGGTCCGCTTCCTTGACATAATCATCAGACTAGAACATACACCAAAAGGTAGTCAGTCAGGAGTATCCTTAGAAGTTCGGATCAAGAAAGTGGACTATTTTGATGAGGCAGGGCTTGGTAAAGGCACTCCTACTTCAGAATCATCTAGAGCAGGATATGAGCAGCCTGCATTTGCATCAAAGAAATTTCATATTGAAGGACTTACCATGTACACTGATGAATTTCCAGCTAAGAGTAAAACAATGACAAAGTCAGGAATTGTAGTACCATCAGATTCAAATTCATCACCAGAATCTGGTGGTTCCAAGGTGTCAGGAGACTCTTATAAGACAGCTGACACATCTCCAACAGAAGGTAAGGAATTTGAGTACAATCATGAGAATCATGAGAAAACTGTAAAGAAGCTCATTACCAATGCAAGCATTCCAATGGAGCCTATTCTCTTTGCTAAACTAACTGGCTCCCAGGAAATTAGCTTAAAACTTAAACAGGCAGATGTAATGGGCCCAAAAGTAGATCTACGAATGAACTGTGGATCTTTTATAATGTTCCTCTCGCCTAGGCAAATTCACTTACTAATGGAGTTATCAGAAGGCATAGCATCTCCAGATAAGCTTGACCTTGATACACAAACTCCAGGTATGTTACATACCAAGCAGAAACCAATGGATCCACATGATTTCCGTAAAGTAGAGAGTGAGCTTCGGAAAGAACTTCGTTCAAATACTGTTGCAAGTCAGGCTCTTAATCTTCATCAGGGTTGGTCTGTGACACCATTAGAAGACAGTGATGATGAATTTGTACCCATGAGTAGTGGTCCAGGAATTATGAGAAATATGTCTAGTAGTCAGCTCTCAGGCTGCTCTGATATGGAAAGTTCTTTTGGCTCAAATATGTCAGGCAGCACTGTGAAGTCTGCAACTGTTGGAGCCTCAACAACACCCACCTTCCGCTACACAGGCGTGGGTGTCATGATGGGTGATCATGCAATAGGGGGGTCTACTAAAAAGAAAAGTGAACATGGTAGTAAACTCATGGATGATCCCTCTGCGGTAGTGACTCATTTCCGAGTCCAGGTTAGTAGCTTGGCAGCTGTTGTGCTTCATGAGGATATCTTGACACCATCACTAGACAACTCAAACATGGTATCTAAAGCCTCAGTTGCAGAAATGCAGGCAAAGTCAGAAGACTTTTTTTCTGTACTTGGTGTGCATGGATTATCAGGTTATAGCTATGGTGCATTCCATGAGGCCAAGCAAAAATTTGCTGATGCTTGTCAAATTAATCATTTAAGATTTATGGCAGCTCCTTTAACAATTGAAGGTAGTGAGAAGAGCCTTGCAAATAGATGGGAAATGAGTGTGAATATGTCACTTGGTTGTGCTGAAATTCTTGAGTGCCTTGTGGATTCATCAGTATCTCCTGCAAAGATAGAATATTCTGAACTGCTTACTTTCAAGGAAACTTTAAAAGAACCAACCACTGAGGCTATTTATGGAGGCACTGTGGAACCAAAGCTTAGAGTGCAGATCTCACAGTCCCAAAATATGACTGCCATGGGAAGAACTAGGAGGATGAGCACACCTAAGTTAGATATCAAAGTTAATTTGGGTGATTGTGTATCAGAGATTGATATGTCTATAGTAGATCGCATATCTGCTCTAATCAATAGACAACAGGTTTGCACAAAGGCAACAGAAGAAGTGTTCTCCCCAGAACTACCCCCaagttatataaataatcaaGCTTGTTTCAAACAGACTTTGGATGATGCAACTCTTCACCCAGAGACACGTGTCCATGTCAAAGTATCTTCATCATCTCTAACAGTAAAGCTTAGATTTCCAATACCTGATTTACGGCCCACTTCCAATATGGATAGGGTTCCTTGGTGGAAAAGAAATGTCAGAAAAGATATACTGTCTTTAGTATTGCAGGACTTTGAATTTGTTACTACCATAGATCCACACATGCCCTATAGTTCCTATGAAGTACGTAGTGGTGACATCCATGTGCTTttccaagaaagagaagaagatacacCAATATCCTTGGTGAGGGCAAGCTCAAGCAGAGGTTCAGAAAGAGGATTTGATCTCCCACGAGTTGTCATAATGGCGCATCCAATGCAGCCATGGACATCACTGGAAGAAGAAGCCCCAAGACAAGAGAATATCATGGCAAAATCTATGATGGGATTTTTAGAGGAAGTTAGTGAGACAGAACCCAGTCCTTTCAGTCGAAGGAAAGTTGCCTCCCAGCAGCCTGGTGATGGCCAAGCAGAAGAGCTTACCATCCCTGCAGAAAAGGAGGAAGTTTTAGAATTTATGGAGAATACTTTAAAGAATGTGCAGCTGCACATAGATATTCATTTGCCAGATGTCCAATTAATTTTGCCTTCTAAGCATATCTATGAAGTTGTGTATAACAGATTAGTGACTGACTTATTGCTTTGGGAGCCATCTGCTCCTAAGCCAGTAAGCCACACCACCCGTAATATAGGTGCTGCTCAAGGAGGTTTAGATTTGGCCTCAGTGTTTATGAATGAGAGTATATATCAAAGTACAACTCAGTTTACCATGTGCACTTCGtccaataatgatggtagtgatagtgaagaggaaggggaatccCAGTTTTATTCAGTGTATGAACACAAAGCAAGACAGCgactgaaacaacaacaacagcaggaacaaaataaaaacaagaagcaaACTCTTGTTGCATTTAAACTCACAATGGGCCATGCAGTTGCTAGTCTGAGAACTCCATATAGAGATGCAAAGAACTGTGTGCTTCCAGGGCAGCATGGGGAAGTAATGCTTATTCTAGACCAAGGGACAATATTTGCAGCTGTAGGTTACCAAGGAAACCCAGACCTTGGTTACACTTGTATTTGGTCAGAAAAAG harbors:
- the LOC125043934 gene encoding autophagy-related protein 2 homolog A-like, which gives rise to MLRLGLETISKMPWYFPWSDAIKKRAIRYLLQRYVGQFLEEKLSLDQLTVDLYNGTGAIKELTLDVAALNEVADQLNLPVKFVDGYIGEICVSVPWHALLSESCFVEVSGLMVTIEPKQRSEDVSMVDSMIESMSMTTSMQIAQECLNHHEEESEIEDPVGKDSSQMIEGIEHFAQAIDTVLNRIKVRFLDIIIRLEHTPKGSQSGVSLEVRIKKVDYFDEAGLGKGTPTSESSRAGYEQPAFASKKFHIEGLTMYTDEFPAKSKTMTKSGIVVPSDSNSSPESGGSKVSGDSYKTADTSPTEGKEFEYNHENHEKTVKKLITNASIPMEPILFAKLTGSQEISLKLKQADVMGPKVDLRMNCGSFIMFLSPRQIHLLMELSEGIASPDKLDLDTQTPGMLHTKQKPMDPHDFRKVESELRKELRSNTVASQALNLHQGWSVTPLEDSDDEFVPMSSGPGIMRNMSSSQLSGCSDMESSFGSNMSGSTVKSATVGASTTPTFRYTGVGVMMGDHAIGGSTKKKSEHGSKLMDDPSAVVTHFRVQVSSLAAVVLHEDILTPSLDNSNMVSKASVAEMQAKSEDFFSVLGVHGLSGYSYGAFHEAKQKFADACQINHLRFMAAPLTIEGSEKSLANRWEMSVNMSLGCAEILECLVDSSVSPAKIEYSELLTFKETLKEPTTEAIYGGTVEPKLRVQISQSQNMTAMGRTRRMSTPKLDIKVNLGDCVSEIDMSIVDRISALINRQQVCTKATEEVFSPELPPSYINNQACFKQTLDDATLHPETRVHVKVSSSSLTVKLRFPIPDLRPTSNMDRVPWWKRNVRKDILSLVLQDFEFVTTIDPHMPYSSYEVRSGDIHVLFQEREEDTPISLVRASSSRGSERGFDLPRVVIMAHPMQPWTSLEEEAPRQENIMAKSMMGFLEEVSETEPSPFSRRKVASQQPGDGQAEELTIPAEKEEVLEFMENTLKNVQLHIDIHLPDVQLILPSKHIYEVVYNRLVTDLLLWEPSAPKPVSHTTRNIGAAQGGLDLASVFMNESIYQSTTQFTMCTSSNNDGSDSEEEGESQFYSVYEHKARQRLKQQQQQEQNKNKKQTLVAFKLTMGHAVASLRTPYRDAKNCVLPGQHGEVMLILDQGTIFAAVGYQGNPDLGYTCIWSEKAYIYHKAANITPDRPVFLDPENPLSTSRLDAIVYPNDPGVITKLGAGVIKNEDYQDQVSIALQMDFDLTRNLKTIIFSGCVRGTTLRHYMCTSPESWVTQMMDMFDVQDYPVAGYVLPDVVTEMNFHLWGCALDYRPLHLPLRTVLTVDACSISSNLTISSDTNVLHFIIEDAALFLSDKLSLRSIDLRKDYICVADLGVFELCLRMVEDLKEKKPKIDLVASNNVIHIRTCADSCKSLLELLIYLASDGDLTQEASVTTDTTVIPPVTSPVSVASSPSSECATMRPSEMQETIFNPRHKENDSHQLEMVRGMMDDAMIESTPSTSSCEDDENDPNLYLKKGVEMFFFPDDNLKRLAAASQASQKDTHKTEEVMPVEGELTDTESALKEALKEPSDNPFEEYSSGTDEEFCILDDAPGTGIKSPSGEPQVRLLTQDPIIIMDNHFTIPLGKVDQLKAPKHFPSAIMKYTLKELSVVWHIYGGSDFKAVSHDATAKTRRVTINDSNGNPESGTGAYSSNVPSPKLSYVSVEPSVTMRAGEVQFSSGHTSPNMFKKSPPQSPQQRSHMVWQAAGGPGRKHDTLLELQLSKVRFQHEIYPESAQQATRNVLLIHDVEIRDRLVSSKINKFLYQFSSETCPRQAHANMVQVKALTTRPDGQHGPQETSLKISLQPIRLHIDQDALLFLFQFFEELLASDMDGEIGEEERPQSTTQVQAPIMTVNLNQAAQLNLAEDQQLLVNLEEKSPVSEAEEEYSRMEENAPPYFKSFIFSPDVPIKIDYHGKHVDINSQYGPVAGLLIGLGQLNQSEITLKSIVHKSGLLGMDKLIHYISSEWMNDIRRNQLPSVLGGVGPMHSVSKLVGGVRDLFLLPIEQYQKDGRVMRGLQRGTSAFTTSSAHAALDLTGRFVGCIQSAAETMYDMVSSGPSVRHRYRIRGGQPQDIREGVTTAYSLVREGIGDTATAIVQAASQEHQHKGVSGAIGGVLRQIPPSMVQPIILASEAAGTVLGGMKNQLVPDARKEAADKWKA